A genomic window from Thalassoroseus pseudoceratinae includes:
- a CDS encoding ATP-binding protein — protein sequence MARWAPFNHCYFSVKAKISIGFSVVLLLHISIAVLCHQGLTSAKLALETSYLLRHDVDQFDQIDRHVSALQRNVLLFAFTGYGGPEVRVRQIQDELGHLLKQASLLDGESDAESLDRMHAHLASHQEIFDAVISDRAKRRKIVNEELRSYEARFAETIKKISTTRFDSSYPASEQLAKIEAAFRTAEIENLRFIIAPDSSHFRNAQRQLDDAIKLIDEFQSKNPDAANQQLTQLKQIVTSYDSTTIQMVQSTRGYLHLVNVVLAGELSEFRRLASEIRERQASRLNVIHQELIRNTESYQLWSNFFSALTIILGIIAAWVIGRSIAPPLNAIATTFDKLTTGESVQSVPGTGRNDELGRLANAAEAFKNQASETRQLLKAAEASKIELDMLNARLSEEKARAELMASEATAATTAKSDFLANMSHEIRTPMTAILGFTETISERIADDDDSSEIETIRRNGQHLLSVINDILDLSKIESGKMSVELVDCNPSSIVAETLSLVDVRDKEDRVEVHSRFNGQIPAMIRTDPTRLRQILINLVGNAIKFTESGQVELITTYQDDNNEPTLSFDVIDTGIGMSADQVKRLFQPFSQADTSTTRRYGGTGLGLTLSKHFAELLGGGLQVVRTELGEGTQFRLTIKPQIVDDTKPNPIQEQHADSTKPAGADIRIDGVRVLLAEDGLDNQRLLTFILKKAGAIVEVVENGLAAKEAILKAWNQSNSYGCVLMDMQMPILSGYDATRAVREEGYPGWIIALTAHAMVGDKELCLDAGCDQYLTKPVSRKTLVQAVFDATLGMPNAVSNN from the coding sequence ATGGCTCGATGGGCTCCATTCAATCATTGCTATTTCAGCGTGAAGGCCAAAATCTCAATTGGGTTTTCGGTCGTTCTGTTATTGCATATATCGATTGCAGTCCTTTGTCATCAAGGTTTGACCTCCGCAAAACTCGCGTTAGAGACATCTTATCTACTTCGTCATGATGTCGATCAGTTCGATCAGATCGATCGCCATGTGAGTGCATTGCAGCGGAATGTTCTTTTATTCGCTTTTACGGGCTACGGTGGCCCGGAAGTTCGCGTTCGGCAAATTCAAGATGAGCTCGGCCACCTCCTGAAACAAGCCAGCTTGCTTGATGGCGAGAGTGATGCGGAATCACTGGATCGGATGCATGCCCATCTAGCATCCCATCAGGAAATTTTCGATGCTGTGATTTCAGATCGGGCCAAGCGTCGAAAAATCGTAAATGAGGAACTCCGCTCGTACGAGGCTCGCTTCGCTGAGACAATCAAAAAGATCTCTACAACTCGTTTCGATTCGTCGTATCCGGCTTCTGAACAGCTTGCAAAAATCGAGGCGGCGTTTCGGACTGCAGAGATTGAAAACTTACGATTTATTATTGCCCCTGACTCTAGCCATTTTCGGAATGCACAGAGGCAACTTGACGATGCCATCAAGTTGATCGACGAATTTCAATCGAAGAATCCTGATGCCGCGAATCAGCAACTAACGCAGTTGAAGCAAATTGTCACAAGCTATGATTCGACAACGATTCAAATGGTTCAGTCGACACGTGGTTATCTTCACCTCGTGAACGTGGTGCTGGCCGGTGAACTCTCTGAGTTTCGACGACTCGCATCGGAGATTCGCGAGCGTCAGGCGAGTCGTCTGAATGTCATTCACCAAGAGCTGATCCGAAACACCGAAAGCTATCAATTGTGGAGCAACTTCTTCTCCGCGCTCACGATCATTCTCGGAATTATTGCGGCTTGGGTGATTGGTCGAAGCATCGCGCCGCCACTCAATGCGATTGCCACAACGTTCGACAAGCTGACGACTGGTGAATCGGTTCAAAGTGTGCCAGGAACCGGTCGAAACGATGAGCTCGGTCGTCTCGCAAACGCCGCCGAAGCCTTCAAAAACCAGGCGTCTGAAACGCGTCAGTTATTGAAAGCCGCTGAGGCTTCAAAAATCGAGTTGGACATGCTTAATGCAAGGTTGTCAGAGGAAAAAGCCCGCGCGGAGCTAATGGCATCGGAGGCGACGGCGGCCACTACAGCCAAGAGCGATTTCTTGGCGAATATGAGTCACGAAATCAGAACACCGATGACTGCAATTCTCGGTTTTACGGAGACGATTTCCGAACGCATCGCCGATGATGACGATTCCTCCGAGATTGAAACAATCCGACGCAATGGTCAGCATTTACTGTCAGTCATCAATGATATCCTTGATCTATCAAAGATCGAATCAGGGAAAATGAGTGTTGAACTTGTTGATTGTAACCCGTCGAGTATTGTTGCGGAGACTTTGTCACTGGTTGATGTGAGGGACAAGGAAGATCGAGTTGAAGTTCACTCAAGGTTTAATGGTCAAATCCCCGCGATGATTCGCACAGATCCGACTCGGTTGCGGCAGATCTTGATCAACCTAGTCGGCAATGCCATTAAGTTTACAGAGTCCGGTCAGGTCGAACTCATCACGACTTATCAGGATGACAACAATGAACCAACATTGAGTTTTGATGTTATTGATACTGGAATCGGAATGAGTGCCGATCAGGTGAAACGCTTGTTTCAGCCGTTTTCGCAGGCCGACACTTCGACTACGCGACGTTACGGTGGAACGGGACTTGGGCTGACACTCAGCAAACACTTTGCAGAACTGTTGGGAGGCGGACTGCAAGTTGTTCGCACGGAACTCGGCGAAGGAACTCAATTTCGACTAACCATTAAACCACAGATTGTTGACGATACCAAACCCAATCCAATTCAAGAACAGCATGCTGATTCAACCAAGCCTGCGGGGGCAGATATTCGAATTGATGGCGTGAGAGTTCTATTGGCTGAGGATGGCCTAGACAACCAAAGGCTACTGACATTTATTCTTAAGAAAGCCGGTGCAATTGTCGAGGTTGTTGAGAATGGTTTGGCAGCTAAAGAGGCCATCCTCAAGGCTTGGAATCAGTCGAACTCGTATGGCTGTGTCT
- a CDS encoding ABC transporter substrate-binding protein translates to MNVSRRQFLANLSAISSALYVAPQAISQEASKRPLRVLGTGVTLQDDIRRRAEKELGISIQFEPRGSARVLQKASTRPESFDVYEQWSNSINVLWQADAIQPIDVDRIHRWDEINSLAKTGQLFSGMKIGAGDAPHKILYVQKDGTLGANPTKQISFVPYVHNVDSFGYNTRVIPPGVPYESESWGWLLDEKHQGKVGLVNEPAIGIFDAALAAQAKGLVKFNDIGNLSRQEIDDLFQILLEFKYRGHFNGLWSSVPQSVAFMKSGRVTIESMFSPAVSTLNGLGIPVNYAAPKEGYRGWHGVLCLSSETEGPALDSAYAYMNWWLDGWAGAYMARQGYYISVPERSRGYMSPSEWEFWYEGKPARTNLPGADGNVAVKTGSVRSGGSYQERFGNVAVWNTVMDSYEYSLVRWYELLTG, encoded by the coding sequence ATGAACGTTTCCAGACGTCAGTTTCTTGCAAACCTGTCCGCCATCTCTTCCGCTCTCTATGTCGCACCGCAGGCGATCTCCCAAGAGGCATCCAAGAGACCTCTTCGTGTGCTAGGGACCGGGGTCACACTTCAGGATGACATTCGCCGACGCGCGGAGAAAGAACTCGGGATCTCAATCCAGTTTGAGCCGCGAGGGAGCGCGAGAGTTCTTCAGAAAGCATCGACGCGGCCGGAGAGTTTCGATGTCTATGAGCAGTGGTCGAATAGTATCAATGTTCTATGGCAAGCCGATGCCATTCAGCCCATTGATGTCGACCGAATCCACCGATGGGATGAGATCAACTCGCTGGCAAAAACCGGGCAACTCTTTTCGGGAATGAAGATCGGTGCCGGCGACGCTCCGCACAAAATTCTCTACGTGCAGAAAGATGGAACACTCGGTGCAAATCCGACGAAACAAATAAGTTTTGTTCCGTATGTCCACAACGTCGATTCGTTCGGTTACAACACCCGCGTAATCCCACCGGGGGTGCCCTACGAATCGGAGTCTTGGGGGTGGCTACTCGATGAGAAGCATCAAGGGAAAGTCGGTCTTGTCAACGAACCGGCAATCGGGATTTTCGATGCCGCCCTCGCTGCCCAAGCCAAAGGACTCGTGAAATTCAACGATATCGGCAATCTTTCACGTCAGGAAATTGACGACCTATTCCAGATTCTCTTGGAATTCAAATATCGAGGGCATTTCAACGGTCTCTGGAGCAGTGTTCCACAATCGGTTGCGTTCATGAAAAGTGGCCGAGTGACCATTGAGAGTATGTTCTCGCCCGCGGTTTCCACATTGAACGGGCTCGGGATTCCTGTGAATTATGCGGCTCCGAAAGAAGGATATCGGGGTTGGCATGGCGTTCTGTGCTTGTCATCAGAAACTGAGGGGCCGGCACTGGATTCTGCTTATGCCTATATGAATTGGTGGCTCGACGGATGGGCGGGCGCGTACATGGCTCGACAGGGTTATTACATCTCCGTCCCGGAACGCTCACGCGGTTACATGTCACCGTCGGAATGGGAGTTCTGGTACGAAGGCAAACCCGCAAGAACGAATCTGCCGGGAGCGGACGGCAATGTGGCCGTCAAAACAGGAAGTGTTCGCAGTGGCGGTTCGTACCAAGAGCGTTTTGGTAATGTCGCCGTCTGGAATACTGTCATGGATTCTTACGAATACAGTCTTGTTCGTTGGTACGAATTGCTAACTGGATGA
- the hpnH gene encoding adenosyl-hopene transferase HpnH has translation MGVPVSQMWTVAKYVLGKKFRRVKRYPIVLMLEPLFRCNLACAGCGKIQHPVDILRKHLSVEECLNAVDECGAPIVSIPGGEPLLHPDIDKIVEGLVARKKYIYLCTNAILLEKHLHRFKPTKYLSFSVHLDGPKEEHDAAVCRDGVYDVAIAAIKTALDQGFRVTTNTTLFNTAEPEKVRETFDILTELGVEGMMLSPGYPYDKAPDQEHFLHQAETVGLFRRVFTKIDRRWKFNLSPLFLEFLKGRYDLECTPWGMPAYNLFGWQKPCYLLQEGYASSYQELLDTTDWDSYGKSSGNPSCTDCMVHCGYEPTAVTETFNSLKGFFTTAKLTVFGAKPEKNPPPPQPVVAGESNSPELVTLDTTFQPPQPHSARETETVSSD, from the coding sequence ATGGGCGTTCCCGTCTCGCAGATGTGGACCGTGGCGAAATACGTGCTCGGCAAGAAGTTTCGACGCGTCAAACGGTACCCGATCGTTTTGATGTTAGAACCATTGTTCCGATGCAATTTGGCCTGCGCGGGATGCGGGAAGATCCAACATCCGGTGGACATTCTTCGCAAACATCTCAGCGTTGAAGAATGCTTGAACGCGGTCGACGAATGTGGCGCACCGATCGTCTCCATTCCCGGTGGCGAACCGTTGTTGCATCCAGATATCGACAAGATCGTGGAAGGTCTGGTCGCCCGCAAAAAGTATATCTACCTATGTACCAATGCGATCCTGTTGGAAAAGCATTTGCATCGGTTCAAACCAACCAAGTACCTTTCCTTCTCGGTGCATCTCGACGGACCGAAGGAAGAACATGATGCCGCCGTCTGTCGAGACGGCGTCTATGATGTCGCAATTGCCGCGATCAAAACGGCCTTGGATCAGGGCTTCCGAGTCACGACCAACACCACGCTCTTCAACACGGCTGAACCAGAGAAAGTGCGAGAGACCTTCGATATCCTCACCGAACTGGGTGTCGAAGGCATGATGCTCTCCCCTGGTTATCCGTACGACAAAGCTCCCGATCAAGAACACTTCCTGCACCAAGCCGAAACGGTCGGCCTGTTCCGACGAGTGTTCACAAAGATCGATCGCCGGTGGAAGTTCAATCTCTCGCCGTTGTTCTTGGAATTTCTCAAAGGCCGATACGACTTGGAATGCACGCCTTGGGGCATGCCGGCGTACAACCTCTTCGGTTGGCAAAAACCGTGTTATCTGCTTCAAGAAGGCTATGCCAGCAGCTACCAAGAACTCTTGGATACGACCGATTGGGACAGTTACGGCAAGTCTAGCGGTAACCCAAGTTGTACCGACTGCATGGTTCACTGCGGGTATGAACCGACCGCCGTCACGGAGACGTTCAATTCGCTCAAGGGCTTCTTCACAACAGCTAAGTTGACCGTATTTGGTGCCAAGCCCGAGAAGAACCCACCGCCGCCCCAACCAGTCGTCGCAGGGGAAAGCAACTCTCCTGAACTGGTCACGCTGGACACAACCTTTCAGCCACCGCAGCCGCATTCTGCACGGGAAACCGAAACGGTGTCGAGTGATTGA
- the metW gene encoding methionine biosynthesis protein MetW, translated as MSSQRYCMPDPMLGLNDKLIRDQIRPGSRVVDLGCGDGRLLAMLRDEHGCSVQGVELDQESIEAAISRGVAVIRADLDRGLDDIPSQSFDVAVLSQTLQQVRQPKAVLEEMYRIARWTLVVVPNFAHWRVRWQALSRGRAPVTSELPYEWYNTPNLHVMSMTDFRDLANVVKFRIDKEIPIIRRRAVRHAWAANLRAESALYVLERTE; from the coding sequence ATGTCCTCACAACGCTATTGCATGCCAGACCCGATGCTTGGGTTGAACGATAAACTGATTCGGGATCAGATTCGCCCTGGTAGTCGTGTTGTCGACCTGGGATGCGGAGACGGGCGTTTGTTGGCAATGCTGCGAGATGAACACGGTTGCAGTGTGCAAGGCGTCGAATTGGACCAAGAGTCGATCGAAGCGGCAATTTCGCGTGGCGTGGCTGTGATTCGTGCCGACTTGGACCGAGGCCTCGACGATATTCCCAGCCAGAGTTTCGATGTGGCCGTTCTGAGCCAAACTTTGCAGCAAGTGCGGCAACCGAAGGCCGTGCTTGAGGAAATGTACCGCATTGCTCGTTGGACATTGGTTGTGGTGCCGAACTTCGCTCATTGGCGGGTGCGTTGGCAAGCCCTCTCACGAGGACGAGCCCCGGTGACATCAGAACTGCCCTATGAGTGGTACAACACGCCGAACTTGCATGTCATGTCGATGACGGACTTCCGTGATTTGGCCAACGTTGTCAAGTTTCGGATCGATAAGGAGATTCCGATCATCCGTCGCCGGGCCGTCCGTCATGCCTGGGCCGCCAACTTGCGAGCGGAAAGTGCGTTATACGTGCTGGAGCGAACCGAGTAA
- the metX gene encoding homoserine O-acetyltransferase MetX produces the protein MSTESIPKPTDEQPVFELPPDSVGMVETQTVTLFESSEKLRLASGRELGPITVAYETYGSLNSDRNNAVFVCHALTGDAHAAGWHSGEDRKPGWWDAFIGPGKMLDTDRYFVICANVLGGCMGTTGPGCLNPETGERYSSDFPVITIEDIVDVHAALVTHLGIDRLLAVVGGSLGGMQVLEWAARYPDRLNAAVVLASAAHLSAQGIAFNTVGRRAIVSDPEFHSGRYTPEEGPRYGLAVARMLAHITYLSEASIEMKFGRRLQHSDKLAYDLGKETEFQIESYLHYQGERFVERFDANSYLYLTKAMDYFNLADRHGSLEAALGNTDARFLVVSYTTDWLFPTDQSRELVSALLKARRHVSFIELSSPYGHDAFLIENEPLERLVQPFLDQTYQSFLNSDR, from the coding sequence ATGTCAACAGAATCGATTCCCAAACCAACGGATGAGCAACCGGTGTTCGAATTACCACCGGATTCCGTCGGTATGGTCGAGACGCAAACCGTAACGCTGTTCGAGTCCTCCGAAAAACTTCGGCTGGCTAGCGGTCGAGAACTAGGCCCAATTACTGTGGCCTATGAGACTTACGGAAGTTTGAATTCCGACCGCAACAATGCCGTTTTTGTTTGCCATGCTCTCACTGGAGACGCCCACGCAGCGGGGTGGCATTCGGGAGAAGATCGCAAACCCGGCTGGTGGGACGCGTTCATCGGTCCCGGCAAGATGTTGGACACCGACCGGTATTTCGTGATCTGTGCGAATGTTCTTGGCGGATGCATGGGGACGACCGGGCCCGGCTGTCTCAATCCCGAAACGGGCGAACGGTACAGCAGCGATTTCCCGGTGATCACGATTGAGGATATCGTCGATGTCCACGCGGCGTTGGTCACACATTTGGGGATCGATCGATTGCTCGCCGTGGTTGGTGGCAGTCTCGGAGGCATGCAAGTTCTTGAATGGGCGGCTCGGTATCCGGATCGCTTGAATGCAGCGGTTGTGTTGGCGTCAGCGGCCCATTTGTCGGCTCAGGGGATTGCATTCAACACGGTTGGGCGACGGGCGATTGTCTCCGATCCGGAGTTCCATAGCGGACGATACACGCCGGAAGAAGGTCCAAGATACGGGTTGGCTGTCGCGAGAATGCTAGCCCACATTACGTATCTGTCCGAAGCATCCATCGAAATGAAATTTGGCCGGCGGCTGCAACACAGCGACAAACTGGCTTACGATCTTGGCAAAGAAACCGAATTCCAAATCGAAAGCTATCTGCACTACCAGGGTGAACGGTTCGTAGAGCGGTTCGACGCCAATAGCTATTTGTATCTGACTAAGGCGATGGACTATTTCAATCTCGCGGACCGACACGGTTCGCTTGAAGCGGCCCTGGGAAATACTGATGCCCGGTTTCTCGTCGTCAGCTACACAACCGATTGGTTGTTTCCAACCGACCAAAGCCGCGAGTTGGTATCGGCATTGCTCAAGGCTCGTCGGCATGTGAGCTTCATCGAGTTGAGCAGCCCCTATGGGCACGATGCTTTCCTCATCGAAAATGAACCACTCGAACGCTTGGTTCAACCATTTCTCGACCAGACTTACCAGTCGTTTTTGAACTCCGATCGTTAA
- the rlmN gene encoding 23S rRNA (adenine(2503)-C(2))-methyltransferase RlmN — translation MTDNVRPLVTDLSRSALANWCEAFGQPAYRADQIRRWFFGKRVDNFDAMHDVPARLRLALNEEFDFFASRIVDHQVATDRTEKLLLELRDGQTVECVLMRETRRRTVCISTQVGCAMGCVFCASGLEGLKRNLSVGEILEQILRIDRLLPENDRITNVVVMGIGEPLHNLGNLLPAVDTLSDKGGLGLGARRITISTVGLPEKIRELAQHGKPYNLAVSLHAPNDKLRTEIVPVNANIGVDAILEAADEYFERTGRRVTYEYVLLGNVNDHPAHARELASLLKMRNAHVNLIPMNLVDGLPFSDPSTPRTDEFVQTLQQGGVNVTVRKRKGADIDAACGQLRLAHEQTQPTI, via the coding sequence ATGACTGATAATGTTCGCCCCCTCGTGACTGACTTGTCCCGCTCCGCATTAGCGAACTGGTGCGAAGCGTTTGGGCAGCCTGCATACCGAGCCGACCAAATCCGTCGTTGGTTCTTTGGAAAACGGGTCGACAATTTCGATGCCATGCACGACGTGCCTGCCCGTCTGCGTTTGGCGTTGAATGAAGAATTCGATTTCTTTGCTTCGCGAATTGTTGACCACCAAGTGGCGACCGATCGCACGGAGAAACTGCTGCTCGAACTGCGTGATGGGCAAACCGTCGAGTGCGTTCTCATGCGTGAAACCCGTCGACGAACGGTGTGCATTAGCACGCAAGTCGGTTGTGCGATGGGCTGCGTGTTCTGCGCCAGTGGATTAGAAGGACTCAAACGCAACCTTTCCGTCGGCGAGATTCTCGAACAGATTTTGCGAATCGACCGGTTGTTGCCAGAGAACGATCGAATTACGAATGTCGTCGTGATGGGGATCGGCGAACCCTTGCACAATTTGGGAAACCTGCTGCCCGCGGTGGATACCCTCAGTGACAAAGGGGGATTGGGACTCGGGGCAAGGCGGATCACGATTTCCACCGTGGGATTGCCGGAGAAAATCCGCGAATTGGCCCAGCATGGCAAACCGTATAACCTCGCCGTTTCCTTGCATGCGCCGAATGACAAACTTCGCACCGAGATTGTCCCGGTCAACGCGAACATCGGTGTCGACGCGATTCTCGAAGCGGCCGACGAGTACTTTGAGCGGACCGGGCGGCGTGTCACTTATGAATACGTTCTGCTCGGCAACGTGAACGACCACCCTGCCCACGCTCGCGAGTTGGCGAGTCTTTTGAAGATGCGGAACGCACACGTCAACTTGATTCCCATGAATCTCGTCGACGGATTACCGTTCAGCGACCCATCCACGCCCCGCACCGATGAGTTCGTTCAAACGCTCCAACAAGGTGGCGTCAACGTGACCGTCCGCAAACGCAAAGGAGCCGACATCGACGCCGCCTGTGGACAACTTCGTCTAGCCCATGAGCAGACTCAACCGACAATTTAA
- a CDS encoding DUF1559 domain-containing protein, which produces MINSAHHHQSRRENAGRRGWTITEFTICVAVVGLLGVLTLPAVEQSRSVARRTQCGERLKNIGLALQAYQETADVFPSGWYQTTNEAGRGGGYGWQCSLLGFLDEISLINEIDAELSFEQPFPKADAAKLLQTSVSAYRCPADLMMDLNPARGGYATSNYSGNFGDTALPRWITGRRTASWPGQLPTPKESNGIFCWNSAIGLESITDGTANTFLVGERCVTSGAGIWPGVGANEFENDQVTDCHHISRLNNGPRSFSSLHDGGANFLFADGSVKFLSDRIESLPGQGGRMGIYQKLANRFDGRPVSLPE; this is translated from the coding sequence GTGATCAATTCCGCACATCATCATCAGAGCCGACGTGAGAATGCCGGTCGACGCGGGTGGACAATCACCGAATTCACGATTTGTGTGGCCGTCGTGGGTTTGTTGGGCGTGCTGACGTTACCAGCCGTTGAGCAAAGCCGAAGTGTGGCCCGTCGCACCCAATGTGGGGAGCGTCTGAAGAACATTGGTCTGGCGTTGCAAGCCTACCAAGAGACGGCCGACGTCTTTCCTTCCGGGTGGTATCAGACGACGAACGAAGCCGGTCGCGGCGGTGGTTACGGATGGCAGTGTAGTCTGTTGGGATTTCTGGACGAGATATCCTTGATTAACGAAATCGATGCCGAACTTAGTTTCGAACAACCGTTCCCAAAAGCGGATGCAGCGAAACTCTTGCAAACTTCTGTTTCCGCCTACCGATGCCCCGCCGATTTGATGATGGATCTCAATCCGGCTCGCGGAGGTTACGCGACGTCCAACTACTCCGGCAACTTTGGTGACACCGCTTTGCCGCGATGGATCACTGGTCGCCGGACGGCATCGTGGCCAGGTCAATTGCCGACTCCGAAGGAATCCAATGGGATTTTTTGTTGGAACAGCGCAATCGGCCTGGAATCGATCACCGACGGCACCGCAAATACGTTCCTGGTCGGCGAACGGTGTGTGACCAGCGGAGCCGGCATTTGGCCGGGAGTTGGTGCCAATGAATTTGAGAATGACCAAGTGACCGATTGCCATCACATTTCTCGTTTGAATAACGGACCGCGTTCCTTCTCGAGTCTGCACGATGGCGGTGCGAATTTCTTGTTCGCTGACGGTTCTGTGAAGTTTCTCTCGGATCGAATTGAGTCCCTGCCCGGTCAAGGCGGTCGGATGGGGATTTACCAAAAGTTGGCCAACCGCTTCGATGGTCGTCCGGTGAGTCTGCCGGAATAA
- a CDS encoding protein kinase domain-containing protein, whose translation MTSQREKLSTTWSLSGLLVRLYAALCEATPTPPDLPAFLEEHASVPDPQKVDVLFFDQYYHWRFGGGRKCEWYLEHFPQIVATKQVATELIVEEFEYRQETNSPPTLDEYAERFPELSQAIRELLAQRHPNDRFAIAAGWIRQLFHGGGLTQTRFDNSLGSINRTLPHELTQLAPTKTTSESDPDSFLTEYGADADASSPFASLSPDVLRLIESDMHEAVFDPGEYLMREGDAGDSLMVLMDGKVEVRIPTVQKTPHVIAEVEGRQIFGEMSLLTQEPRKADVLACTPSRVMVLPAIAFHNLAKDHPAISNVMTALIAQRLGRDGQADVLWGRTLGEHYRITGRLGRGGMAVVYDAIDQRDTTRVALKMMSHRLVYDEAARDQFQKEADIIESFDHPHISRMLGRFQEFHTFFTVMEFCDGWTLAEILGRCGSLPEDMSRSIVGQVAEALKYAHERGIIHRDVKPGNIMVRRDGTVLLMDFGLAKDVADTHPSLAETLVGTPRYMAPEQLIGNPVTETADIFSLGLVMWELLIGRPMLPALDWIGLLRIHTKWDLSRLDNLRRQTDLTTYRFLRSALSAEADQRDVDLDELIGWSTPLDISKIKDQLPK comes from the coding sequence ATGACTTCTCAACGAGAGAAACTTTCGACCACATGGTCGCTCTCCGGTCTGTTAGTGCGACTGTACGCTGCGCTGTGCGAAGCCACGCCAACCCCACCGGATTTGCCCGCGTTTCTCGAAGAACACGCCTCGGTTCCAGATCCGCAAAAAGTGGATGTCTTATTTTTCGACCAGTACTATCATTGGCGATTCGGTGGCGGCCGCAAGTGCGAATGGTATTTGGAACATTTCCCCCAAATCGTAGCGACGAAGCAAGTTGCCACTGAATTAATCGTCGAAGAGTTCGAATACCGGCAGGAAACGAATTCTCCCCCAACGCTCGATGAATACGCCGAACGATTTCCAGAACTCAGCCAGGCGATTCGTGAATTGCTAGCTCAGCGTCATCCCAATGATCGATTTGCAATCGCAGCGGGTTGGATTCGCCAGTTATTTCACGGAGGCGGTCTGACACAAACACGCTTCGACAATTCCCTCGGTTCGATCAATCGGACACTTCCGCACGAACTCACGCAACTTGCGCCGACGAAAACGACATCGGAATCGGACCCCGATAGCTTTCTCACTGAATATGGAGCGGACGCCGACGCCAGCAGTCCCTTTGCCAGTTTGTCGCCGGATGTGCTTCGTTTGATCGAAAGCGACATGCACGAGGCGGTCTTCGATCCCGGCGAGTACCTCATGCGTGAAGGCGATGCGGGCGACTCACTCATGGTGCTTATGGATGGCAAAGTCGAGGTCCGGATTCCGACCGTGCAGAAAACTCCCCACGTGATCGCGGAAGTCGAAGGGCGACAAATCTTCGGGGAGATGTCCCTCTTGACCCAAGAACCACGAAAAGCCGATGTCCTGGCTTGCACGCCGTCTCGGGTGATGGTGCTGCCCGCGATTGCGTTCCATAATCTTGCGAAAGATCATCCGGCGATTAGCAACGTGATGACGGCTCTCATCGCACAACGACTGGGACGCGATGGACAGGCTGATGTCCTTTGGGGACGAACGCTCGGCGAACACTACCGGATCACCGGCCGACTAGGACGGGGCGGGATGGCGGTGGTCTACGATGCGATCGACCAACGTGACACCACACGGGTGGCGTTGAAGATGATGAGTCATCGGTTGGTCTACGATGAAGCGGCCCGCGATCAATTTCAGAAAGAAGCAGACATCATCGAGAGTTTCGATCACCCGCATATCTCACGCATGTTGGGACGCTTCCAAGAATTCCACACGTTTTTCACGGTGATGGAGTTTTGCGATGGCTGGACACTCGCGGAAATTTTGGGACGCTGCGGGAGTCTCCCCGAAGACATGTCACGAAGCATCGTGGGACAAGTCGCCGAGGCACTCAAGTACGCTCATGAACGCGGTATCATTCATCGTGATGTCAAACCTGGCAACATTATGGTCCGTCGCGATGGCACCGTGTTACTGATGGATTTCGGGTTAGCCAAGGATGTTGCCGACACTCACCCCTCGCTTGCTGAAACACTCGTCGGCACGCCCCGCTACATGGCTCCCGAGCAATTGATCGGCAACCCCGTCACAGAGACTGCCGACATTTTTTCGTTGGGGCTTGTCATGTGGGAATTGTTGATCGGAAGACCAATGCTGCCGGCCTTGGATTGGATAGGGCTGCTCCGAATTCACACGAAATGGGATCTCAGTCGGCTCGACAATCTCCGTCGCCAAACCGATTTAACGACCTACCGATTTCTGCGATCGGCGTTATCTGCGGAAGCAGACCAACGTGATGTGGATCTCGACGAACTCATCGGTTGGTCCACTCCGCTCGACATTTCCAAGATCAAAGATCAGCTTCCGAAATAG